The genomic DNA CAGCGCCTTCATCGAGTCTATGACCGGATCCGGAAGCTGATGGCTAAGCCGGTCGAGCGGCTTTCCGCGAAGACGCACCACTTTGCCGGGAATCCCGACCACCGTGCTCTCGGGCGGCACTTCCTTCAGAACGACGGAATTGGCCCCGATATTCGATTGGTCCCCGATTTTAAAGGAGCCGAGAATTTTGGCACCCGATCCGATGACGACGTTATTGCCAATGGTCGGGTGGCGCTTGCCCTTCTCCTTGCCGCTCCCGCCAAGAGTAACTCCTTGATAGATAACCACGTCATCCCCAATTTCGCAAGTTTCCCCAATAACGACGCCCATGCCATGGTCGATGAACAGCCGATTGCCGATCCGTGCTCCCGGATGAATCTCGATTCCCGTAAAGAAGCGGCTGGTCTGCGAAATGATCCGGGCGATTGTGAACCACCGGCGGCGATAGAAAGCATGCGCCAGCCGATGGCTCCATATGGCATGCAGCCCGGAGTAGGTGAAGATGACCTCGAACCAGCTTCTGGCGGCCGGGTCGTTATCGAAAACGGCTTGAATATCGGATCTCATCCTTTTAAACATCATGCTTCCCTCTTTTCTCTTCCGGTCTCTCGCCTTGCTCTTAACCTTGCTAAGGAGGTCATGCCTCCCATGCTTATCTCTCTAGTGTTTGCTGTCTGCAATAAATATTGCCTTCAAAAAAAGCGCCCCTGCAGCCTTAGCTGCAGAGACGCTTAACGCGCGGTTCCACTCTGCTTCGGACGTAAGGCCGGACTCCCGCTGCCTGCCCGCAGGCAGAACGGTCTTCAGGCTCCCCCATCCCTCTTGGCGTCCTTAACGGGGACGATGCGGCAAAGTCTACCTGCGCCAGGCGCTGCGCATGCGGTTAATGACCGTCATGCCAAGCCAAAAGCGCGCTCAACTCCACTGCTCCCGGGTGCATTTCCGAAGCATGTATTGAGATAACTTTCACCCCGGTGCCGCTTGTCGGCTCCTCGGTTATCCTCTCTGGACAATACAATGGGCTGTCGTACTTCTCCCGATCTATGCATTTCAAGCTATATGGTGGATTCAAAAAAACATCTTTTGATCACGATGTAGCCCTAGAAGCAATTCGACATCGAATCTTGAATTCACCCGGTCCTTCCTGTGCTCACGTAGGCTTTGCCTACGCTGTGCTCCTCTGTCCCTAGCTTCATCCAACCTTCTCGGTGCTGAAAACTTGTCTTTTTGAATCTTCATCTCACTCATCTGTCTATATATTACCCGAAAGGCTCCAAAAATGACAACATTTGATTTGTCGCTAAGCCCCGCGGATTTGCGCCTTCAGCCGGTCGATCGTCCGGTCTCGGCCAAGCAAATAAATCGTCTGGTTCAAGTCGCGGCCGTGTGTCTGGCCGGTCAGGGCTACGCGAATCGGCATGAACAGATTTTTGCCTTTGTGCCCGGTCTCTTTCTGCACCTCTTTGATCAGTGCAGCGATGTTCTCGGCCGTGTAATCGGCGAGCGCCTCAACCTTCGCGAGGAATGCGCTCAGTACTTCCGGCACCTGCTCTCCAGACAGAACGGCTGCTGCCTCCGCATCCAGCTCCAAATGCGTGCGGAAGAACAGATCCGACAGCTCGACGATGTCCGACGCCGCGGTCATCTGCTCCTGATACAGGGCAACCAGCGCCTGGGCCCATGCCTCCTGCTCCGGCGTCAGCTCGGCAGGCAGGCGCGAAGCCTTCTGCAAATGCGGAATCGCAAGCTTAGCAATACGCTCAGGCTCGGCGTTCTTAATGTAGTGGTTGTTCAAGTGGGCCAGCTTGTTCGTATCGAACACTGCAGGGCTGCGGGACAGCCGCTTCGCATCGAAGATCGAGATCAGCTCTTCCTTCGAGAAGATCTCCTCTTCGCCTTCCGGCGACCAGCCAAGCAGCGTGATGAAATTGAACATCGCTTCCGGCAAATATCCCAGATCATCATACTGCTCGATAAACTGGATGACCGATTCGTCGCGTTTACTCAGCTTTTTGTGGTTCTCGCCGACGATCAGCGTCATATGCCCGAACACTGGCGGCTCCCAGCCGAACGCCTCATAAATCATTAACTGGCGCGGCGTGTTGGATACGTGATCCTCGCCGCGAAGCACGTGTGTAATGTTCATCAGGTGATCATCGAGCACGACCGCGAAGTTGTAGGTCGGAATGCCATCCTTCTTGACGATGACGAAATCGCCGCTCGTCTCGGATTGGAACGTGATCTCGCCTTTGACCAGATCGTCGAACGTATACGTGCGTCCCTCCGGCACGCGGAAGCGGATGCTCGCCTGCCGTCCCTCGGCTTCGTAAGCGGCGCACTGCTCCGGCGTCAAATCCCGGTGCTTGCCGGAATAGCGCGGCATCTCTCCGCGGGCCATCTGCTCCTCGCGCTCCTGCTCCAGCTCCTCTTCCGTGCAATAGCAGCGGTAAGCCAGCCCTTTATCGAGAAGCTCCTCCCAATATTTGCGGTAAATATCCAGCCGCTCGGTCTGGCGGTACGGACCGTAGTCCCCGCCGACATCGACGCTCTCATCCCAATCGATGCCAAGCCACTTCAAATAAGTCAGCTGGTTCTCTTCCCCGCCGGCGACGTTGCGCTTCACGTCGGTATCTTCGATCCGGATGATCATTTTGCCTCCGTGATGTCTCGCAAACAGATAGTTAAACAGCGCGGTTCTCGCATTGCCGATATGCAAATGCCCCGTCGGACTCGGAGCATAACGAACGCGAACCTCCGTCATAATGAATCCCCTCCTGGAATAAATAGCGAATCGAATCTTCAAAAATTATTTTAAGATGATAGCATATCTTTCGTCAGGCACACAACACACAAAGCGGTGATGCCTTCTCCCCGCCCGTTGAAGCCAAGCTGCTCCGTCGTGCTGGCCTTTACATTCACCAGCTCCGGCTCCGCCTGCAGTACGCCAGCGATAACCTCGACCATTTGCGGGATGTACGGAGCCATCTTCGGACGTTGGGCAATGATCGTCGCGTCCAGATTTCCAAGGCGATAGCCGCGTTCAACAGCCATGGCCCACACCCGCTCCAGAAGCTTCAAACTGTCCGCATCCTTATAAGCTGGATCCGTATCGGGAAAATGCCTGCCGATATCGCCTAGACCGAGCGCCCCGAGCACCGCATCCGTGATCGCGTGCAGCAGCACATCCGCGTCGGAATGCCCCAGCAGCCCCTTTTCGAAAGGAATCGTTACCCCGCCGATAATGCAAGGCCTGTCTTCCACAAGTTGATGTACGTCAAATCCTTGTCCAATTCTAATCATGCGTTACCTCTCCCTTTAGCTTCCTTCTGCGATTGCACGAACTCGGCGTAGTCCAAATCATCCGGCGTAGTGATTTTAATGTTGCCGTACGCCCCTTCCACTACCCGAACCGGTATTCCCATCCGCTCCACGAGCATCGAATCGTCGGTGCCCACGAACCCCTCCTTAGCGGCCACTTCATGGGCCCGCATAAGATCCGAACGGCGAAAAGCCTGCGGCGTCTGGATGGCCCAAAGGCTGCGCCGATCCGGCGTCGCGGTCACCCAGCCCTGCTCATCCACCTGTTTAACCGTATCCTTCACCGGCACGGCCAGCACGGCCGCCTGATGCTTAACGGCCGCTTCATAACAGGCGGTTACCTGCTCTTCCGTGACAAAAGGGCGGACGCCATCATGCACCAGTACCCAAACTGAGCTCAATTGAAGCAGCCCTTGGTATACGGAGTGCTGACGCTCGGCGCCGCCCGGAATAACTTTGATTGGAGTTGTGATGCCATACTCGTCGATCCACGCCCGAACCCGCTCAACATCCTGCTCACCCGTCACCAGGACGATCTCGGTGATCAGGGGATGGCGGTCAAACACCTCTAACGTGTGAACGACGATTGGCTTGTCCTGCAGCATGAGGTACTGCTTGCTTTCCTTCGTACCCATGCGTGTACCGCGCCCGGCCGCCACAATAATCGCTCCGGCTCCGGCGCTGTTCGCTTGTGCCACCATGCTTCCCTGCCTCATCCGTTGGAATTACGCAGGCTTCTGGTCTGGCCATCCCGCTTAAGGAAAACCGCCAGAACTGCGCAGATACTCCCATCATACCGCTTTTACTGGGCTTTTTCCAACAGTTTTGGTTTGGCAAAAATCATCCGGCCCGCCGAAGTTTGCAGTACGCTGGTGACAAGCACCTCGGTAATGGTTCCGATATAATCCCGGCCTCCTTCAACGACGATCATGGTGCCGTCATCCAGATAGGCCACCCCTTGACCATGCTCCTTACCGTCTTTGATAACCTGCACCATAATCTCTTCACCCGGCAATACGACCGGCTTCACGGCATTCGCCAAATCGTTGATATTAAGGACGGAGACCCCCTGCAGCTCGCACACCTTATTCAGGTTGAAATCATTCGTGACGACCTTCCCCTGCAGCACCTTAGCCAGCTTGACCAGCTTGCTGTCCACTTCGGAGATTTCCTCGAAATCCCCCTCGTAAATCATGACCTTGACGTCCAGCTCTTTCTGGATTTTATTCAAAATATCCAGCCCGCGCCGTCCGCGGTTGCGCTTGAGCAAGTCCGATGAGTCGGCGATATGCTGCAGCTCCTCCAGCACGAACTCAGGAATGACGATCGTTCCTTCGATAAATCCTGTCTTGCAAATATCAGCGATCCGCCCATCGATAATGACGCTGGTGTCGAGAATTTTATGCTCCTCCAACCTGCGTTCTTCGCCCTGCTCTGTGGCTCCCCATTTGCCAGACTTCCAGAACGAGGAGAGCTCTTCCTTCTTCGCCAGCCCCACGGTCAGCCCCATATAACCGAACAGCGCCGATACCGCGAACTGCGCAAAACTCTCCATAGACCCCAGCAAGGACAATACAGGGTAGACCATTAAAGATAGTAGAAGTCCTGCAGTCAATCCGGCCGCGCCGGCCATCATTTCATTCATCGGTATTTCCGTAATCGCTTCGATCCACCGTCTGATTCGTGCAGATGCGATATCCGCAACAAGGGAGAACATGAATGCGCACAAGACTGCTCCTGCAGCCGCAAGCAGCAGATGCGACATCAGAGGACTCATCCCGCCAAGCCATGCGCGCAGCGGCCCCGGAAACAGGCCCGTTAGCTCTTCCATGGTATAACCGAGCCACGCCCCGCACAAAGCGGACAGAATCATGAACCATCTTTTGACCATGTCTCTCTTCACCTCCAAAATTTAGTATGTTCTTTAACCAGTATGATCCAAACTTTGGCGGCGTAATCTTCGTTGGATAAAAATTTCCAGACGAGCTTCTCCTGGTTATTTCTGCTTCCATATTCCGTATCAGCATGCTATTCTTTCATATAAATCTGGACAACCGGCTGTCAGGATGCCGCCACAAATGACTGCTGCACGAAAGGAAGGGGACATATGAGATTCCCTCGATTCCGCTCTTTACGAACGACTATACTGTGGCTGTTTGTGCCAACGATATCCGCATTTATCCTGTTATCGGGGCTCATCTCCTACCAATTGGCCGCGGAGCAGCTAAAGGAAAATGCCTATACGAGCATCAGCAATACGGTGTCTCAAACCAGCCATTTTATTAATGACCGATTAACGGCGCTGTTTACAGAACTCAATATTTTATCCCCAGGACTTCCTGGATGAATGGGCACAGGCGATGGAAGCTGCTTTAGCGGAATACCAGAATAGCTTCAAATAATTCATAGGGAGCACGGACACTTTTCTAAATCTTGTATTTGTCGATGCTCGACATTATGCCTGGCATAAGGGCCAACGATACGGCCACTCTTATGCCAGGCTGTTTTGTATTTGTGATGAGAGACCCGGATACGCGTCAGTTATTTGATGATCGATTACGAAGACAAACTACAAAATTCGAATTTTTTCTGATGAGAAAATGGGACAATCCCCATCATTACGGCAATTCCAGCTTGATATGAGGGGAAATTGTGGCATATAATGAACTCAATTCATAATATTTGAGGTGGATGGAAAAATGAGCGCTCAAAGCCTGCAATCTTTTCAAGAACAAGTTTCTGATTTGTTACTCCGTCACCGCAGTTTGCTAGATGTCCTGTCCAAATTGGGACAAACCAATGCGTCCGTCGTCCGCTCCGTCACTAAATCGGTGACTGAATGCGGTTGCATCGAGCTTCACGCCACAAAACAGCAATTCGAACCCGGCATGGATCTGCAGCATGCCAAGGAAACGATCCGCAAGCATGTTCAAGGAGAACTTTGCGAGAACTGCCGGGATGCCGTTACCAATGAGTTGGGACGTAACCTTTTTTATATGTCAGCTCTCTGTAACTTGCTGGAGATCGACATGGATGAAGTCGTCCGACGGGAATCGCAGAAGTGCGCCACTTTAGGATTGTTTAACTTATCATAGATGTATTTTTTGCACCCACCCCCACCCCTCCCTGCCAAAGGGAGGGCCCAAGGGCTGTGCCTCTGAACTCACCATATGGAAATAGCGTGAGTGATACCGAGGAACTCCTTTGCACTGGATGCGCTTAGGCACTGCCTAGGCACGCTTTTTCCCCATTCAGGTACGTCATGTTTAGGAACGCTTCTACTCCCCCGAACTACTTACTGTATCTCCCTTCCTCGTTCGCTTCACCCGGAAAGCTGCTGCGTGCCATGTTCTGCTTGTCCCTTGCGAGTACGCTCTACTAGAGCAATCCTTCTTAACAGGAATCCCGATCAGGAGCCTACAGGTACTTACGTGAACCTATAAGAGACTACAGGAGCTCACAGGAGCCAACTTAGTACTGCTATGTACCAGGCACACTTCTCCCTTACGAGATGCAATGTAGGACATGAAAATTGCTTCGCCATCTTGCTAGCCAACCAATACTTGCTGCTGATCGCACTTAGCAGACTACAATACCCGGCCTTGAACCTACAAGCTCCCCGTGACCAGGAACACCCGTAACGAGAGTGAGACGTGGTAACGAATTTGGGATGTAAATAACAAACCAGAACGTGATCATGAGTCCAGAGACGTGAGTACGAAATCAGAATTTGAATAATGAAGCCGGAACGCCCAATAGCACATGAGTAACGAATCTCACGATCGCTATTTGTCCAAAAATCACCTCAGTCAAGATGTAACGAAGCTGGGCAACGTTATTTCATCCTTTACCTCCCCCAAACAGAAGATACACTGCAAATAGAGTGGATAAGAATCGTTAGATTTAACCTCATAGCCAATATGCACAAATAACGTGGATGAGATTCGTTAAACTTTTTGCGGCGATGCGGTTTGGCCGTAAAACTTATAAATCCAATAAAGATAAAAAGCATGAACGCCGTGATTTCCGACGCTCATGCTTTTATTTTACATATCAACGATTGTGATAAGCTTCCTCGGCCTCATCGTCATCTACCTGCTTGCCGCGGTGAAGCAATTTGTCGAAGCTCTGCTTCAGGCCATAGGCTGCGTAAACGACAAGCGGGATAAAGATAAGCTTGGATAATTCCTCTGGAAAAAGAACCGCAACCATAACTGCAAGCAGGATAACGAACGGCGCTAAAGCAATTCCCTTTTTAGGAAGGCCGATCTTTTTGAAGTTGGGATACTTTACGGAACTAACCATCAAGTATGATACGAGCAATATGCCGCAAATGAAGTAAGGAGCCGTCATATTCTTGTGAAACAGGGACAATGTGGCAATGACACCGCCCGCGGCTGGGATCGGCAGGCCGATGAAATACCCCGGCACTCCCTTCTGCACATTAAATCGAGCCAATCTCAGCGCGCCGCACATCGGGAAGATGGCCGTAACAGCCCAAGCAATTCCCGGATGAATCCCGCTAAAAGCAATAGAGTACATTAACAGGGCAGGGGCGACGCCAAACGATATAATATCCGATAATGAGTCCAGCTCTTTACCGAATTCGCTTTGAGCGTCAAGCGCCCGGGCAACCCGCCCGTCCAGCCCGTCGAGCAGCATCGCCACAATGACCATGATCGCGGACATGCTGTATTTGCCGTCAAAAGCAAAAATAATGGCTAGCATCCCTAAAAATAAGTTTCCCAGGGTAAATACATTCGGAAGTGATTTTGTAATCATCTCTTCACCTCGTATAGATTTCCAATAATCTTATTATCGGATTATGAAGCAAATTACTTTAATTCCCAAAAGAAAACTCGGCCCGCAGGCATACAGGCTTAAATTTGTCTATCGATAAAAGCCTGTTCCTGCAGCCGCTTAAGACCTTCTTTGATCGTTCTGGCCCGAACCTCGCCAATGCCGTCCACTTCGTCCAGCTCGTCGATCGTTGCCATCAGCACCCCTGGAAGATGCTTGAAGCGCTCGACAAGGTTATGGATGATGACGTTCGGGAGACGCGGGATTTTGTTCAGTACGCGATAACCTCGCGGAGACACTAAGTCTTCGGACATTGCCGCCGAAGCCGGATAACCGAGCAGTCTGGTGATATGGCTCATCTCAAGCAGGTCGTCGTCACTGGATCGCTTCAATCCAAGGATAATTTCCCGAATGGCTTCATCGCTGTCTTCCTTAGCATAGTCTTTGTATAACAGCCACGCTTCTTCCTCCATATTGCTAACCAGCTCTTCCATTTGCATACTAATCAACCGGCCTTCGGAGCCCAGTTCGTTAATGAACCGTTTGATCTCCATTTTGATCCGAATCACCATTTCAACCCGCTGAATCACATTAATGACCTCGGGCATCGTCACCAGCTCTTCGAACTCGGATGCCGTCAAATTCGTAAGCGCCTGATTGAGAACAGCCCTGTATTTCTCCAGGGTCTGGATCGCCTGGTTCGCTTTCGTCAGGATAACCCCAATCTCCTTCAGGGAATAACGAAGCCCGCCTTGATATAACGTGATGATATTGCGGCGCTGGGAGATCGAGACGACCAGCTTGCCCGTCTGCTTCGCCACCCGCTCCGCCGTCCGGTGGCGAATCCCCGTCTCCGACGAGGAGATGGATGAATCGGGAATGAGCTGCGTATTTGCATACAATATTCTCTTAAGATCCTCGCTCATGATGATGGCTCCGTCCATTTTTGCCAGCTCGTATAAGTAGTTCGGCGAGAAGTCGCAGTTAATGGAGAAGCCTCCTTCAACTACTTCCATCACTTCCGGGCTGTATCCCACAACGATCAGCCCGCCGGTCTTGGCCCGGAGCACGTTCTCAAGTCCATCGCGAAAAGCAGTGCCGGGCGCGACGAGTCTGAGTAAATCATTCATTTTCTCCGCATGGGTGTTTTCCTTCATGAACTTAATGCCCCCTAATCTAACGCAACAGCTAGCGCATCTGCAACAGTATTTACGCCAATCAATTGTATTCCTGCGGGACTCTGCCAGCCCTTCATGCTCTTCTCGGGCAGAATAACGCGTTTGAATCCTAACTTCGCTGCCTCCTTCACCCTCTGCTCAGCCCTGGAGACGGCCCGGACTTCACCGGTAAGCCCAACTTCCCCGAAGATGACATCGTCCGGCTTGGTCGGAATATCGCGAAAGCTGGAAGCAATGCTCACAGCAATCGCCAGATCAACGGCCGGCTCATCCAGCTTCACTCCGCCAGCCAGGTTCACGTAAGCATCCTGATTTTGCAGGAACATACCCATCCGCTTCTCCAGTACGGCGATGATCAGTCCCATCCGATGGTGATCTACACCCGTCGCCATCCTTCGCGGGGAAGGAAAATGTGTCGATGCGATCAGAGCCTGCAGTTCTACGAGCATCGGGCGTGTTCCTTCCATACTCGCCACGACGGTGGAGCCTGCGACACCAAGCGGCCTCTCGGAGAGGAACAGCTCCGAAGGGTTAGTTACTTCGGTCAAGCCGGATTCGTTCATTTCAAATATGCCGATTTCATTCGTAGAACCGAAGCGGTTCTTCACCGCCCGAAGCAGGCGGTAAGAGTGATGTCGTTCTCCTTCGAAATACAGCACGCAGTCCACCATATGCTCCAGCAGCCTTGGCCCGGCAATGGCTCCTTCCTTCGTCACATGCCCGACCAGAACCGTGGCAATCCCCTGCCCTTTGGCAATGCGCATGAAGCGCGCCGTACATTCGCGAACCTGGGATACGCTTCCCGGCGCGCTTGTCACTTCCGGCAGATATACGGTTTGGATCGAGTCGATGACGAGGAAATTCGGCTTCAGCTCGTCGATCGCCGATTCAATGGCTTCCATGTCGCTCTCACAGAGGACATACAGCTCTTGCGACAAGGCTCCTAGCCGCTCGGCTCTCAGCTTCGTCTGCCTGATTGACTCCTCCCCGGATATATACAGTACTTTCAATCCGGCCTGAGCCATTTCGTGGGATGTCTGCAGGAGCAGCGTCGATTTGCCGATTCCTGGATCACCGCCGACCAGTACGAGCGAGCCGGGTACGACTCCGCCGCCAAGCACCCGGTTCAGTTCTCCTATGCCAGTGACGATGCGCGGTTCTTTGCCGCTCTCTATGTTTATGATGGGCAGCGGTTTTTCTTTCGTATGAAATAGACCAGAGGACATCCCCTGCGTCTTTACGACTTTCTCCGTTTCTTCGACCATGGAGTTCCATGAACCGCACCCCGGGCATTTCCCGTACCATTTCGGCGATTCATATCCGCACTCCGTGCAAAAAAACTTTGTTTTTACTTTAACCATTTTTCTCTCCTTAAAATATCTGCAAAATTTAACAAACCTTGCAGCCCAAACCACTAAGAGTAACACTCAAAGTTTACCATTGTTTCTGATTTAACGTAAAGGTTTTTCGGGCGCTTTATACAAATATGGGAAATACGAAGAAAAGACAGCCCCGGAAACCGAAATTCCCAGGCTGTCTTGCATGATTCGCTTTGCAATACGATTCAGATCGTTTTGCTCACTATTCATTTACTTGGCGCTTTTGGTAAAAGCCCCCGTCTTCTTCACGGTCAAGCTGCCATCCTCCACATCAATCGTCAGCGAATCGCCTTTCTTGACGTTTCCGGTCAGCAATTCTTCAGACAAGCGATCCTCGATATGCTTCTGGATAGCTCTGCGAAGCGGACGCGCTCCATAAGCTGGATCAAAGCCTTCTTTAGCCAGAAACTCCTTGGCTTGATCGGTCAGAACGAAGTCCACCTCGTATTCATGCAGCCGTTTGCGAAGCTCTTCTGCCATCAGCGTAACGATTTCGCCGATATGCTTCTGCTCCAGCGAGTGGAATACGATAATTTCATCGATCCGGTTAAGGAATTCCGGACGGAAGCTCTTCTTAAGTTCTTCCATCACTTTGCCTTTCATATTGTCATAATCTGCCCCGGAGTCGTCTACGGCAGTAAAGCCAAGCCGCGTATTGCGTCTGATCGCTTCGGCCCCGACGTTCGAGGTGAGAATGATCAGTGTATTGCGGAAGTCTACCACACGTCCTTTGGAGTCCGTCAAACGGCCATCCTCCAGCACTTGCAGCAAAATATTGAATACCTCAGGGTGCGCCTTCTCGATTTCATCCAAGAGTACGACCGAATATGGCTTGCGGCGTACTTTCTCCGTCAGCTGGCCGCCTTCTTCATAACCAACATATCCTGGAGGGGCGCCAACGAGACGAGCCGTGGAGTGCTTCTCCATATATTCGGACATGTCGATGCGGATAACCGCATTTTCGTCGCCGAACATGGCTTCGGCCAGGGCCCGCGCCAGCTCAGTCTTACCTACCCCAGTTGGGCCTAGGAAGATAAAGGAGCCCATCGGACGCTTCGGATCCTTCAGTCCGGCACGCGCCCGGCGAATCGCCCGGCTGACCGCCTTAACGGCTTCGTCCTGCCCGATAACGCGCTCATGCAGGATTTGCTCCATATTGAGCAGTCTTTCCGTTTCCTCTTCCTTCAGCTTATTGACTGGAATACCAGTCCAGCTTGCTACGACCTGTGCAATGTCCTCAGGCGTAACTTCAGAGTCGGTACGGCCCTGTTTCTCTTTCCATTGATTCTTCGTGATGTCGAGCTCCTCGCGGATTTTCTGCTCCGTATCGCGCAGTGCTGCCGCTTTCTCAAACTCCTGGCTCTGTACAGCCGCGTCTTTCTCTTTGCGGATGTCTTCCAGACGGCTCTCCAACTGCTTCAGATTAGGCGGTACCGTGTATGAGTTCAGTCTTACCTTTGAGCCGGCCTCATCGATCAAGTCGATGGCTTTATCCGGCAGAAAGCGGTCCTGGATATAGCGGTCGGACAGCTTAACCGCCTGTTCAATCGCTTCATCGGTAATTTTAACGCGGTGATGGGCCTCATAGCGGTCGCGAAGTCCATGCAGGATTTGAATGGCTTCGTCAACGGAAGGCTGATCAACCGTTATCGGTTGGAAACGGCGCTCAAGCGCAGCATCCTTCTCGATATACTTGCGGTATTCATCCAGCGTCGTTGCCCCGATGCATTGCAGCTCGCCGCGGGCCAGCGCCGGCTTCAGGATGTTCGAGGCATCGATGGCACCTTCCGCACCGCCTGCGCCAATCAGGGTATGCAATTCATCAATGAACAGGATGATATTCCCGGCTTGACGGATTTCATCCATGATTTTCTTCAAGCGATCCTCGAATTCGCCGCGATATTTCGTACCGGCTACGACAGAACCCATATCGAGGGTCATGACTCTTTTGTCGCGCAGTGTCTCCGGAATTTCATTATTGATAATCTTCTGAGCCAATCCTTCAGCAATAGCGGTCTTCCCTACGCCAGGCTCACCGATCAGCACCGGGTTGTTCTTCGTCCGGCGGCTGAGCACCTGAATGACCCGCTCGATTTCCTTGCTTCGGCCGATAACCGGGTCAAGATTGCTCTCTTTGGCGGATTCCGTCAAATCGCGAGCCAGACTGTCCAGCGTCGGCGTATTCACGTTAGCTGGCGTGCTATGATGACTGGACACCGCCTCGCTGCTGCCCAGCAGCTGCAGCACTTGCTGACGCGCTTTGTTCAGACTGATACCCAGGTTGTTCAATACCCGGGCAGCAACGCCCTCGCCTTCACGAATCAAGCCAAGCAGAATATGCTCTGTTCCCACATAGGTATGGCCGAGCTTGCGAGCTTCATCCATGGATAGTTCGATAACCTTCTTGGCTCTCGGCGTATAAGCGATATTCGCCGGTTGCTCCTGGCCGCGGCCGATCAGCGTCTCTACTTCGTCCTGGATTTTCTCAAGACCCAGTCCAAGCCCGATTAATGCCTTAGCGGCAATTCCTTCCCCTTCACGAATCAAACCAAGCAAAATATGCTCTGTTCCAATATTGTTATGCCCTAACCGTACGGCTTCTTCTTGGGCAAGTGCCAAAACCTTCTGGGCACGCTCCGTAAATCTTCCAAACATCATACTCCTACACCTCCATGAATGTTGTTTCTTATTTACCCAATTTCTCTCGGATCAGCTTAGCGCGGTACATATCGCGTTCGCCCGGAGACATGCTGACCTGAAATTTTTTCTGCAAGAAACCAGGCTGGGTCATGACATTCAATTCATTCAGTACCTGTACGGGCAGCGTATCGATCAATCCCAGATCTACGCCGAGTCTGACGTCGGACAGCCGCTGCGCCGCCTCCTTAGAGTCTATAATCGCTGCGTATAACAAAATGCCATAGGAGCGCATGACGCGATCGGTCATCCGCAGGCGGGATTCAGAGAGCAGTCTCTCCCTTGCCGATTTCTCATGCTCGATGATCTGCATCACAACGCTGTACAAATTTTCAATAATTTCAGATTCGCTTTGTCCCAGTGTAATCTGATTTGAGATTTGAAACAAGTTCCCTGTCGCTTCGCTGCCTTCGCCGTAAATGCCGCGGACTGTCAATCCGACCTGGGACACGGCCGACAGGATCCGATTTATTTGCTGAGTTAGAACCAGCGCCGGCAAATGCATCATGACGGAGGCCCGAAGTCCTGTCCCTACATTCGTAGGGCAGCTGGTAAGGAAACCGCGGTTATCGT from Paenibacillus woosongensis includes the following:
- the cysE gene encoding serine O-acetyltransferase is translated as MFKRMRSDIQAVFDNDPAARSWFEVIFTYSGLHAIWSHRLAHAFYRRRWFTIARIISQTSRFFTGIEIHPGARIGNRLFIDHGMGVVIGETCEIGDDVVIYQGVTLGGSGKEKGKRHPTIGNNVVIGSGAKILGSFKIGDQSNIGANSVVLKEVPPESTVVGIPGKVVRLRGKPLDRLSHQLPDPVIDSMKALQRQIEELQSEIADLKGQLRQEHVTSE
- the ispF gene encoding 2-C-methyl-D-erythritol 2,4-cyclodiphosphate synthase; this translates as MIRIGQGFDVHQLVEDRPCIIGGVTIPFEKGLLGHSDADVLLHAITDAVLGALGLGDIGRHFPDTDPAYKDADSLKLLERVWAMAVERGYRLGNLDATIIAQRPKMAPYIPQMVEVIAGVLQAEPELVNVKASTTEQLGFNGRGEGITALCVVCLTKDMLSS
- the ispD gene encoding 2-C-methyl-D-erythritol 4-phosphate cytidylyltransferase encodes the protein MVAQANSAGAGAIIVAAGRGTRMGTKESKQYLMLQDKPIVVHTLEVFDRHPLITEIVLVTGEQDVERVRAWIDEYGITTPIKVIPGGAERQHSVYQGLLQLSSVWVLVHDGVRPFVTEEQVTACYEAAVKHQAAVLAVPVKDTVKQVDEQGWVTATPDRRSLWAIQTPQAFRRSDLMRAHEVAAKEGFVGTDDSMLVERMGIPVRVVEGAYGNIKITTPDDLDYAEFVQSQKEAKGRGNA
- a CDS encoding DUF1573 domain-containing protein codes for the protein MSAQSLQSFQEQVSDLLLRHRSLLDVLSKLGQTNASVVRSVTKSVTECGCIELHATKQQFEPGMDLQHAKETIRKHVQGELCENCRDAVTNELGRNLFYMSALCNLLEIDMDEVVRRESQKCATLGLFNLS
- the gltX gene encoding glutamate--tRNA ligase, translating into MMTEVRVRYAPSPTGHLHIGNARTALFNYLFARHHGGKMIIRIEDTDVKRNVAGGEENQLTYLKWLGIDWDESVDVGGDYGPYRQTERLDIYRKYWEELLDKGLAYRCYCTEEELEQEREEQMARGEMPRYSGKHRDLTPEQCAAYEAEGRQASIRFRVPEGRTYTFDDLVKGEITFQSETSGDFVIVKKDGIPTYNFAVVLDDHLMNITHVLRGEDHVSNTPRQLMIYEAFGWEPPVFGHMTLIVGENHKKLSKRDESVIQFIEQYDDLGYLPEAMFNFITLLGWSPEGEEEIFSKEELISIFDAKRLSRSPAVFDTNKLAHLNNHYIKNAEPERIAKLAIPHLQKASRLPAELTPEQEAWAQALVALYQEQMTAASDIVELSDLFFRTHLELDAEAAAVLSGEQVPEVLSAFLAKVEALADYTAENIAALIKEVQKETGHKGKNLFMPIRVALTGQTHGRDLNQTIYLLGRDRTIDRLKAQIRGA
- a CDS encoding PIN/TRAM domain-containing protein, translating into MVKRWFMILSALCGAWLGYTMEELTGLFPGPLRAWLGGMSPLMSHLLLAAAGAVLCAFMFSLVADIASARIRRWIEAITEIPMNEMMAGAAGLTAGLLLSLMVYPVLSLLGSMESFAQFAVSALFGYMGLTVGLAKKEELSSFWKSGKWGATEQGEERRLEEHKILDTSVIIDGRIADICKTGFIEGTIVIPEFVLEELQHIADSSDLLKRNRGRRGLDILNKIQKELDVKVMIYEGDFEEISEVDSKLVKLAKVLQGKVVTNDFNLNKVCELQGVSVLNINDLANAVKPVVLPGEEIMVQVIKDGKEHGQGVAYLDDGTMIVVEGGRDYIGTITEVLVTSVLQTSAGRMIFAKPKLLEKAQ